From the Penaeus vannamei isolate JL-2024 chromosome 20, ASM4276789v1, whole genome shotgun sequence genome, the window TCCTCAGGATGGCTGCGTGGATGTGGCACAAGTTTTCGAGCTGGTTCTGGAACCCTGATGTGTGGCTGCCCCCGAACTACAGCTGGGAAGACCTCGTGCCCAACGAGAAGATTCGCTATGCTAACTGGAGTGATCTGTGGACGTATCCAATTTTCATGGCATTTTTGGCAATTGGCCTCCGTTTTTTGGTGCTCAATAAGCTTGTCTATCGACATATAGCTCTGGCAGTAGGCCTGAGAGATGTAAAGCCTCGTCCTGTGGTGCCTAATGAGACTCTAGAACAATTGTTCCTTCGAAGCAAAAAACAACCACCAGAAAATGAAATTTGTCAATGTGCAAAACAATTGCAGTGGACAGAACGCAAAGTAGAAAGATGGTTACGGCAGAGGCAAGCCATGACTCGTGTCAATAAGTTCACCAAGTTTATGGAGTGTGCCTGGCAGTGTACATATTATACCTTCATCTTTTTCTATGGCTTATATGTGATGTCAGATAAGTCTTGGCTTTGGGATATCCGCAATTGTTGGTACGAATACCCTAACCACAGTGTTGATATTGATGTCTGGTGGTACTACATgatatccctctccttctattgGTCCATGACCTTTACACATTTCTTTGAAGCCAAGCGCAAAGATTTTT encodes:
- the schlank gene encoding ceramide synthase 6, yielding MAAWMWHKFSSWFWNPDVWLPPNYSWEDLVPNEKIRYANWSDLWTYPIFMAFLAIGLRFLVLNKLVYRHIALAVGLRDVKPRPVVPNETLEQLFLRSKKQPPENEICQCAKQLQWTERKVERWLRQRQAMTRVNKFTKFMECAWQCTYYTFIFFYGLYVMSDKSWLWDIRNCWYEYPNHSVDIDVWWYYMISLSFYWSMTFTHFFEAKRKDFWQMFIHHMVTIALITFSWTCNLTRIGTLVLIVHDCADIPLQLAKMSIYSGHKAFCDAVFAIFAILWIITRVGIYPLWIVYSTAIEAPTILPMFPAYYIFNSLLIALLLLHIYWTYLILRIIATTISKGNVEDNRSSSDPSEVSEDNGEEKKQN